Proteins co-encoded in one Paracrocinitomix mangrovi genomic window:
- a CDS encoding Sec-independent protein translocase subunit TatA/TatB, whose translation MMLLFLNSLGTWEVFFILLVALMLFGSKGIPDVVKNLGRGMNEIRNASNEIKKDIQKSALEMRKDLELDKHLQDITNMDKLLEDKPKQVHSTPQNQESTDTDPETQSEEPKDK comes from the coding sequence ATGATGTTACTTTTTTTAAATAGTCTTGGAACCTGGGAAGTATTTTTCATACTTCTTGTAGCTCTTATGCTATTTGGATCAAAAGGAATTCCGGATGTGGTGAAGAATTTAGGGAGAGGAATGAATGAAATCCGCAATGCATCAAATGAAATAAAAAAAGACATTCAAAAGTCGGCATTAGAAATGCGTAAAGACCTAGAACTGGACAAACACCTGCAGGACATTACGAATATGGACAAATTGCTTGAGGACAAACCAAAACAGGTTCATTCAACTCCTCAAAATCAAGAATCTACCGATACCGATCCTGAAACCCAATCTGAAGAACCTAAAGACAAATAA
- a CDS encoding calcium/sodium antiporter, with product MMYLLLILGLVTLIVGGEFLVRGAVGIAKKAQVSTLVIGMTVISFGTSAPELFVSIDAALDGNPEIAIGNVVGSNIANIALVLGITVLIFPIAAGRNSKIIDWPMMMLATILFFVFSLDLEIQTWEGIVLFGILVIFTFGLIRNSRRTMKKNKAAAEDDDEEISKVKDKIGISLLFTLGGLVGLYFGAEWLVEGAIKIAESFGMEKRVIAVTVVAFGTSVPELVTSAVAAFKKETDISVGNLIGSNIFNIMAVIGITSIVKPIGVEAETINFDMWWVLGIALALLPMMIIGKKIGRLKGAILLSSYVVYISLLVMSIN from the coding sequence ATGATGTACCTTTTACTAATATTAGGACTTGTCACTTTAATTGTAGGTGGTGAGTTTTTAGTACGTGGGGCAGTGGGTATTGCCAAAAAAGCACAAGTATCTACGCTTGTGATCGGTATGACTGTTATCTCATTTGGAACATCTGCTCCTGAACTTTTTGTTAGTATTGATGCAGCATTAGATGGTAATCCTGAAATTGCCATAGGAAATGTTGTTGGATCAAATATTGCCAACATTGCTTTAGTATTAGGAATAACTGTATTGATCTTCCCAATCGCAGCCGGAAGAAATAGTAAAATCATTGACTGGCCAATGATGATGCTGGCCACTATTTTATTCTTTGTCTTTTCACTTGATTTGGAAATTCAAACATGGGAAGGAATTGTGTTATTTGGCATTTTGGTGATATTCACTTTTGGCCTCATTAGAAATTCACGGAGAACCATGAAAAAGAACAAGGCAGCTGCTGAAGATGATGACGAAGAAATTTCCAAAGTAAAAGACAAGATTGGTATATCCTTGTTATTCACGCTTGGAGGTTTAGTTGGACTTTACTTTGGTGCTGAATGGTTGGTTGAAGGAGCTATTAAGATTGCAGAATCATTTGGGATGGAGAAAAGAGTTATTGCAGTTACAGTAGTAGCATTTGGAACATCTGTACCTGAATTGGTAACATCAGCTGTGGCAGCATTCAAGAAAGAAACTGATATATCAGTTGGGAATTTAATTGGATCTAACATCTTTAACATCATGGCTGTTATTGGAATTACCTCCATTGTAAAGCCTATTGGAGTTGAAGCTGAAACCATCAATTTTGATATGTGGTGGGTATTAGGAATAGCTTTGGCCTTGCTTCCAATGATGATAATTGGAAAGAAAATCGGTCGATTAAAAGGAGCTATTCTTTTAAGTTCTTATGTTGTTTACATATCTTTATTGGTGATGTCTATTAATTAA
- a CDS encoding M61 family metallopeptidase, whose amino-acid sequence MTKRFFLLLVCFYFSLNSLAIKIDYQLGMKTPNSHYFQVEMYVSDFKAKELEVKMPVWAPGSYLVREFAKSVNLVTAKDENGKDLEVTKTNKNTWIIPTKKVKKVTISYEVYAFELSVRTSFLDDSHGYVNGTSMFMYVAGEKDASGTLAIKPHASFSKISTALKSEGNNTFSYENYDQLVDCPIEIGNQEIFTFDAGGVKHTVAMYGEGNYHIPTLQRDMAKIVEAETKVFGQNPNKEYLFIVHNLTVPSGGLEHKSSTTLEVNRWTYEGSAYLGFLSLVAHEYFHLWNVKRIRPKALGPFDYDNENYTDLLWVMEGFTSYYDELILRRAGFYSEEDYIGKLIGTINYVESQPGNKVQPVAHASFDAWIKAYRHNENSVNTTISYYSKGQILAAMLDLYIINKFNAEKSLDNFMQKLWSDFYGKDGSGFTEDEFKKTLEDFLGENMDWFFDPYVYGTETVDYMKFFNGVGLKLVQSRAKVNASLGVSTSNQGGKLIVNTVYAGSAAEQQGISVNDEIIAVDGYRVDQEELSGIIGRKEVGDPIEVILSRDNIIKNYTIKLGGSNATRYQYDAAVEESYTKKFNYWLRVDLK is encoded by the coding sequence ATGACTAAACGCTTTTTTTTATTGCTGGTATGCTTTTATTTTTCGTTGAATTCTTTAGCGATTAAAATTGACTATCAATTAGGGATGAAAACTCCCAACTCACATTATTTTCAAGTAGAAATGTACGTTTCAGACTTTAAAGCAAAGGAATTGGAGGTTAAAATGCCTGTTTGGGCTCCCGGTTCATACTTGGTAAGAGAGTTTGCTAAAAGCGTTAATCTGGTTACTGCCAAAGATGAGAACGGTAAAGACCTTGAAGTGACAAAAACCAACAAAAACACCTGGATTATTCCTACTAAAAAGGTTAAAAAAGTTACTATCAGTTATGAAGTATATGCATTTGAATTATCAGTAAGAACTAGCTTTTTGGATGATTCGCACGGATATGTAAACGGAACTTCAATGTTTATGTATGTAGCCGGAGAAAAAGATGCGAGTGGAACTTTGGCAATTAAACCTCATGCTTCATTTAGTAAAATTTCAACTGCTCTTAAAAGTGAAGGAAACAATACTTTTAGCTACGAAAACTATGATCAATTGGTAGACTGTCCTATTGAAATTGGAAATCAGGAGATTTTTACTTTTGACGCAGGTGGTGTAAAACACACAGTTGCCATGTACGGTGAAGGAAACTACCACATCCCTACCCTACAAAGAGATATGGCAAAAATCGTAGAAGCTGAAACAAAGGTTTTTGGTCAAAATCCTAACAAAGAATACTTGTTTATAGTTCACAACTTAACTGTTCCATCCGGAGGTTTAGAGCACAAAAGTTCTACCACATTAGAAGTTAACAGATGGACCTATGAAGGAAGCGCTTACTTAGGTTTTTTAAGTCTTGTAGCACATGAATACTTTCATTTATGGAATGTTAAAAGAATCAGACCAAAAGCACTTGGACCATTTGATTATGACAATGAAAACTATACAGATTTATTATGGGTAATGGAAGGTTTTACATCATACTATGATGAGTTAATTTTAAGAAGAGCCGGATTTTACTCAGAAGAGGATTACATAGGAAAATTAATAGGGACAATCAACTATGTTGAAAGTCAGCCCGGAAACAAAGTTCAGCCTGTTGCACACGCAAGTTTTGATGCTTGGATCAAAGCTTATCGCCACAATGAAAACTCGGTAAATACAACCATTTCATATTACTCAAAAGGGCAAATTTTAGCTGCTATGTTGGACCTTTATATCATCAATAAATTCAATGCAGAAAAATCATTGGACAACTTTATGCAAAAGCTTTGGAGTGATTTTTATGGTAAAGATGGTTCAGGATTTACTGAAGATGAATTTAAAAAGACCTTGGAAGATTTCTTGGGAGAAAACATGGACTGGTTCTTTGACCCTTATGTTTATGGTACAGAAACCGTAGATTATATGAAATTCTTTAACGGGGTTGGACTAAAACTGGTTCAATCTAGAGCTAAGGTAAATGCTTCATTAGGCGTTTCAACTTCAAATCAAGGAGGTAAACTAATTGTCAATACTGTTTATGCCGGTAGTGCGGCTGAACAGCAAGGAATTTCTGTAAATGATGAGATTATTGCAGTTGATGGATATCGTGTAGATCAGGAAGAATTGAGTGGAATTATTGGACGAAAAGAAGTTGGAGATCCAATAGAAGTGATTCTTTCAAGAGACAATATTATTAAGAATTATACGATTAAACTTGGAGGCAGCAATGCTACCAGGTATCAATATGATGCAGCAGTAGAAGAAAGCTACACCAAAAAATTCAACTACTGGTTGCGTGTTGATTTGAAATAA